Genomic DNA from Triticum dicoccoides isolate Atlit2015 ecotype Zavitan chromosome 4B, WEW_v2.0, whole genome shotgun sequence:
AGTCCAACGGCGAGGCATGCGCCCACCAGAGGAAGATCATTGCGCCCGAGTTCTTTCTCGACAAGGTCAAGGTACGTAGTACTGTAATTCTCAGCTCCAGCTAGATAATGCGTCGTGAGTCTTCTCATTAATTTGGACCACGCATGCCCAGCAGCAAAACAACATTCTGATCTAACTAGATATATAGTGCCTGATAAGATTCTAATTATTAGGACCACTTTTACAATAAGTACTCCTGCACTGCATTATTCTGCGCTGCTGTAGTGCTCTATTTAAGAgcagcatatactccctccgttcctaaatatttgtctttttagacatttcaaatgactactacatacggatgtatgtagacatattttagagtgtagattcattcattttgctccatatgtagtcatttgttgaaatgcctagaaagacaagtatttcggAACGGGGGGAGTAGTATACAGCTAGACTCATTTTGTATCTTCATATATTATAACCAAAACCAGGGAATGGTGGATCTGATGGTAGATTCTGCACAAACACTGGTCGAGTCATGGGAAGCTCGGGTGGACAAAAGTGGCGGCACTCTAGACATCAAGATTGACGACGACATACGAGCCTACTCTGCAGATGTCATCTCCAGGACATGCTTCGGAAGTAGCTACGTCAAAGGAAAGAAGATCTTCTTGAAGCTCAGAGAGCTGCAGAAGGCCGTGTCCAAGCCAAATGTGCTAGCTGAAATGACTGGCCTAAGGTGACTAAGATCTGAAATGTAGAAACTTTCACAATTCACCATTTTCGTCGGTGACTAAGATCCTCATTCTGAATGTTTGCAGGTTCTTTCCTACCAAGAAGAACAGGCAGGCGTGGGGGCTTCACAAGCAAGTGCACAGGCTGATACTAGAGATCGTCAAGGAAAGCGGGGAGGACAAGAATTTACTGCGTGCGATCCTTCACAGCGCAAGCAGCAACAAGGTGGGGCTCCGCGAGGCAGAGAACTTTATAGTGGACAACTGCAAGAGCATATATTTTGCAGGATACGAGAGCACAGCTGTAACAGCTGCCTGGTGCCTAATGCTCCTTGGCCTGCACCCAGAATGGCAGGACCGGGTCCGCCAAGAGGTCCTGCACGTCTGCGGGGGGCGTCCACTAGACTCCCAATCACTTCACAAAATGAagaatgtatgtatgtatatatgtatgtctatatgaatgtatgtatgtatgtacacGCAGTCTTCAGAAACTAATACCTTTGGAAATGCAGCTGACGATGGTGATTCAGGAAACCCTGAGGCTGTACCCAGCAGGCGCCTTTGTGTCAAGGATGGCCCTTGAGGAACTCAAGCTCGGGGGTGTGCACATCCCAAAAGGCGTCAACATCTACATCCCTGTCTCCACAATGCACCTCGACCCCAAGCTGTGGGGTCCTGATGCCAAGGAGTTCAACCCGGCACGCTTCTCCCACGCTCGACCCCAGCTCCACTCTTACTTGCCCTTTGGCGCCGGCGCTCGGACCTGCCTCGGCCAAGGGTTCGCCACGGCGGAGCTCAAGATACTCATATCTCTCATCATCTCCAAGTTTGCGCTCAACCTCTCGCCGCTCTATCACCATTCCCCAGCACTCAAACTCATAGTGGAGCCGGAGTTCGGCGTCGACCTCACCTTGACCAAAGTGCACACTGCTTCTTCTACTACTACATACTAAGAGAGGCAATGTGGCctggatataataataataatgttaGCATCCGTCCTGGCTCATGCAAACAAATTTCTACCTACGTACCTAGTTTAATCAGTGAATGCAGCTTGCTTGCCTGAGAGAATGTACAGATACACACGTTCGAATTTGTAAGGTCCAGCTTAAATACTTTTGTCTGACAAACAAAACGCAAACCTCTGTCCAACTTGCAACACAAAATACACGAATGAGTCAATCATCCTTCTCCCGTAGCTTGATCATCATCTGAAGTTGAGAAGCCCAGGATGAGTTTAAATATAATAAAAGCAGTGCCGGCATAATGAAATACTACAACAGAAAGCACCTTCACAAAAACAACCGAAAACAGAAAAAGGATATACAATCAACAACTAAGACGGCAAATAAGGCAAAACTGCACAAAACGTTGGTTCTGCCACCAGATAATGTCATTAACCATAAGCAGTACCCAGGTTTAAATTAGAGTGAACATTTACATGGTGATTAATGTAGCGCAAGTGCATACCCCCACACCAATAGCAACAGATGCATGCACGATTCAGAAGTCATACAGGAGGAAAGATTACCCTCAGAGCAAAGAGGGATTTACAGCAACAAAGCCAACAGGCAACATTCAAGTCAGCGTGAACATCCTTGCAGCAACTTTTGAACACGATTAGCTTTCACATAATGCTGGAACTGAAATCAGTTCAACCCAACAGCTGAGACGCGACAAAGAGCCTCAGCCTGACACCATTTTCACAACAATGATAAGAACATTAAGCGCTATCAAGGGCATCCGCAAAAACTGAGTGGCGTAGATGAGCCCCACAATCTGCCCCTTCAACGACTTTGTTTGCCCGTTTCCTGAAACTTCAGACATGCTCCATCCCCTGGGGCCAAGAAAGCGGTCTTCATTCAGGATCGCCAAAGAATTTGCAAGAAGCAAAAAACCCTCCAGCAGCATCCACAAGCCCATCTCTGTATATGAACACCATAACTCTGTTAGTTGAAAATTTCGGTACTTATGTGCCACCAATCATAACTGAACCAACAGACAATTCTGTCAGCATGGATTCAACATAGCAAAGTAACATCATCTTCTGAAACATAAACATGACTGGACAAGAAAATACACAAACACATACGTTATGACTTCCACCAGGCCCAGATGTGGCACTAGAATGTTAATGATATACCATGAAGTTTCTAAAGTAAATTTCAAGGTTCACTGGGAAGGATCCCTCCGTCACAGGAATGCCCATGTGAGCAAACCATCACTATGGAAATAAGGTGACCAACACTGAGAAATTCACACTAGGGAGTATATGGACAACTAGGGAATTTCTGAAAATCACACTAATTAATAGGGAATAATCCAAGGACTGCAAACCAGGGTGCCGTACCAGGCGGGCAGGCCTAGCGCGAAGCACAGGGCCCatatttttcaaaaataaactGCTATTACCGTCAAAAGGAATCGAAATCAGATGGATGTTTGACTGGTGGTGGGGATTTGAAGTTCCAAAAACAGGCTTATGGATTACGGTGGAAATAAACTAAGGTAGCGAGAAGCCCTGAGCCCCCGAcaaattgtttttcttttcttttcttttcggctTATGGAATTCAAGCTTACTATCAGTCTTGAGTTGTGCAAAGTGCTTAACACCCCTAGACTTTGATGGTCTTTTTTGATTTATATCGTGGCCATATAGGCACACAAAACAGCAACCAAACCAGCAGCTTG
This window encodes:
- the LOC119296256 gene encoding protein transport protein yos1-like, translating into MGLWMLLEGFLLLANSLAILNEDRFLGPRGWSMSEVSGNGQTKSLKGQIVGLIYATQFLRMPLIALNVLIIVVKMVSG
- the LOC119296255 gene encoding cytochrome P450 714B3-like isoform X1; this encodes MMEVGMAMAMKVLLSLCCVGACSLALYLYHTVWVVPQRLLAGFRRQGIGGPRPSFPYGNIADMREAVAAAKSAPRAGGRIVHDYRPAVLPFYEKWRKEHGPVFTYSMGNAVFLHVSRADVVRDINLCVSLDLGKSSYLKATHEPLFGRGILKSNGEACAHQRKIIAPEFFLDKVKGMVDLMVDSAQTLVESWEARVDKSGGTLDIKIDDDIRAYSADVISRTCFGSSYVKGKKIFLKLRELQKAVSKPNVLAEMTGLRFFPTKKNRQAWGLHKQVHRLILEIVKESGEDKNLLRAILHSASSNKVGLREAENFIVDNCKSIYFAGYESTAVTAAWCLMLLGLHPEWQDRVRQEVLHVCGGRPLDSQSLHKMKNLTMVIQETLRLYPAGAFVSRMALEELKLGGVHIPKGVNIYIPVSTMHLDPKLWGPDAKEFNPARFSHARPQLHSYLPFGAGARTCLGQGFATAELKILISLIISKFALNLSPLYHHSPALKLIVEPEFGVDLTLTKVHTASSTTTY
- the LOC119296255 gene encoding cytochrome P450 714B3-like isoform X2, whose amino-acid sequence is MMEVGMAMAMKVLLSLCCVGACSLALYLYHTVWVVPQRLLAGFRRQGIGGPRPSFPYGNIADMREAVAAAKSAPRAGGRIVHDYRPAVLPFYEKWRKEHGPVFTYSMGNAVFLHVSRADVVRDINLCVSLDLGKSSYLKATHEPLFGRGILKSNGEACAHQRKIIAPEFFLDKVKGMVDLMVDSAQTLVESWEARVDKSGGTLDIKIDDDIRAYSADVISRTCFGSSYVKGKKIFLKLRELQKAVSKPNVLAEMTGLRFFPTKKNRQAWGLHKQVHRLILEIVKESGEDKNLLRAILHSASSNKVGLREAENFIVDNCKSIYFAGYESTAVTAAWCLMLLGLHPEWQDRVRQEVLHVCGGRPLDSQSLHKMKNLTMVIQETLRLYPAGAFVSRMALEELKLGGVHIPKGVNIYIPVSTMHLDPKLWGPDAKEFNPARFSHARPQLHSYLPFGAGARTCLGQGFATAELKILISLIISKFALNLSPLYHHSPALLLLLLHTKRGNVAWI